Genomic DNA from Acidobacteriota bacterium:
CTGTATTCGAGGCATGCGCATCCGGGTGACGGACATTCTTGATCTCTTTGCAGCAGGGTTATCCGCAGAGCAAATCCTGGAAGAAATGCCTGATCTTGAAATGGCCGATTTACAAGCTGCACTGTCCTATGCGGCAC
This window encodes:
- a CDS encoding DUF433 domain-containing protein; the protein is MERITFNPDQCGGRPCIRGMRIRVTDILDLFAAGLSAEQILEEMPDLEMADLQAALSYAARKLDHPVLAA